A part of Chanodichthys erythropterus isolate Z2021 chromosome 4, ASM2448905v1, whole genome shotgun sequence genomic DNA contains:
- the ints9 gene encoding integrator complex subunit 9, whose product MKLYCLSGHPTLPCNVLKFKSTTIMLDCGLDTTAALYFLPLPLVHSPRLSKLPGWVSKDGAINLEKELKECSGRVFVDSQPEFCLPEKELLDLSTIDVILISNYHCMMALPYITEHTGFTGTVYATEPTLQIGRLLMEELVTFMERVPKAHAATCWKNKEIQRLLPGPLKDAVDVWSWRKCYSMQEVNSALSKVQLVGYSQKVELFGAVQVTPLSSGYSLGSSNWIIQSHYEKVSYVSGSSLLTTHPQPMEQSSLKNSDVLILTGLTQIPTANPDGMLGEFCSNLAMTIRAGGNVLVPCYSSGVIYDLLECLYQFMDSANLGTTPFYFISPVANSSLEFSQIFAEWLCQNKQSKVYLPEPPFPHAELIQTNKLKHYPSIHGDFSSEFRQPCVVFTGHPSLRFGDVVHFMELWGKSGLNTIIFTEPDFSYLDALAPYQPLAMKCVYCPIDTRLNFHQVSKLLKDIQPLHVVCPEPYTQPPPAQLHRSDLMLELQPPPMAYRRCSVLGLPFRRRYERIHLLPELAKSLVPAEIKPGVSVATVSAVLQSKDNKHVLQPVPKPAPVPPSKKRKRVIEEPPEVLNPKPLLSGAVPLEPFLATLHKNGIMEVRVEETADGHILHLQAEDVLIQLEEDGTHIICDNNEPLRTALRDLVLRFLQKL is encoded by the exons ATGAAGTTG tacTGTCTGTCAGGTCACCCCACTCTGCCCTGTAATGTGCTCAAGTTTAAATCCACCACCATCATGCTGGACTGTGGGCTGGACACAACAGCAGCCCTGTACTTCCTGCCACTGCCTCTGGTGCACAG TCCAAGACTATCCAAGCTCCCAGGATGGGTTTCCAAGGACGGAGCCATAAACCTGGAAAAA GAGCTGAAGGAATGCTCAGGGCGTGTGTTTGTGGACTCACAGCCAGAATTTTGCCTCCCTGAA AAAGAGCTGCTCGACCTCTCCACCATAGACGTGATCCTGATATCAAACTATCACTGCATGATGGCGCTGCCGTATATCACCGAACACACGGGCTTCACGGGGACCGTATACGCCACAGAACCCACCCTACAGATCGGCAG GTTGCTCATGGAGGAGTTGGTGACATTCATGGAGAGAGTTCCAAAGGCTCatgctgccacctgctggaaGAACAAAGAAATACAAAG GCTGCTCCCAGGGCCTCTGAAGGACGCGGTGGACGTCTGGAGCTGGAGGAAGTGTTACAGCATGCAGGAAGTCAATTCTGCCCTCAGTAAAGTCCAGCTGGTGGGATATTCTCAGAAAGTG GAGTTGTTTGGAGCAGTGCAGGTCACTCCGCTGAGTTCGGGATATTCACTGGGAAGCTCAAACTGGATCATTCAGTCGCATTATGAGAAAGTGTCTTATGTGTCTGGCTCCTCTCTGCTCACCACACACCCTCAG CCCATGGAGCAGAGCTCTCTGAAGAACAGCGACGTTCTCATCCTGACAGGCCTGACCCAGATCCCCACCGCCAACCCCGACGGCATGCTGGGAGAATTCTGCAGCAACCTGG CCATGACGATCCGTGCCGGCGGGAACGTGCTGGTCCCGTGTTATTCCTCGGGGGTCATCTACGACCTGCTGGAGTGTCTGTATCAGTTCATGGACTCGGCTAACCTGGGAACCACCCCGTTCTACTTCATCTCCCCCGTGGCCAACAGCTCGCTGGAGTTCTCGCAGATCTTTGCCGAATG GTTGTGTCAGAACAAGCAGTCTAAAGTTTATCTGCCCGAGCCACCGTTTCCTCATGCAGAG CTGATTCAGACGAATAAACTGAAGCATTACCCCAGTATTCATGGAGACTTCAGCAGTGAGTTTCGGCAGCCGTGTGTGGTGTTCACGGGTCACCCGTCCCTGCGCTTCGGTGATGTGGTGCACTTCATGGAGCTGTGGGGAAAATCCGGCCTCAACACCATCATTTTCACTG AGCCGGACTTCTCCTACCTGGACGCCCTGGCTCCGTATCAGCCGTTGGCAATGAAGTGTGTTTACTGCCCTATAGACACACGACTCAACTTCCACCAGGTTTCCAAACTCCTGAAGGACATCCAG CCTCTTCATGTGGTGTGTCCGGAGCCGTACACTCAACCTCCTCCGGCTCAGCTTCACCGCTCAGACCTGATGCTGGAGCTGCAGCCGCCGCCCATGGCCTACCGCCGCTGCTCCGTCCTGGGGCTTCCCTTCAGACGCCGCTATGAACGCATTCACCTGCTGCCTGAG CTTGCCAAATCTCTTGTTCCTGCTGAGATTAAACCCGGCGTCTCTGTCGCTACAGTGTCTGCGGTTCTGCAGTCCAAGGACAACAAGCACGTACTGCAG cCAGTGCCTAAACCTGCTCCAGTGCCGCCCAgtaagaagaggaagagggtgATCGAGGAACCACCAGAGGTCCTGAACCCTAAACCTCTGCTCAGTGGGGCGGTTCCTCTGGAGCCTTTCCTGGCCACACTGCACAAG AACGGCATCATGGAGGTGAGGGTGGAGGAGACGGCAGACGGTCACATTCTTCACCTGCAGGCGGAGGATGTGCTCATCCAGCTGGAGGAAGACGGCACACACATCATCTGTGACAACAACGAGCCCCTGCGGACCGCACTGAGAGACCTGGTGCTGCGATTCCTGCAGAAACtatga